tttattttttgttataatattaattatctatatttcgtgtaaaataatttatctttaaaagatACAATTCACTAACCTTCACATAAAGTCAAATCGTGATGTTTCGTGAATATAAGTTTTAGATTTGTAATCTATAAATTCTTAGTTATTTTGGAAATatgagttttattaaaaatgagattctatattgtttttgttgtaaAATGAACATTTAGGATCCACCCATGATGATGTGATGCTAGTttaattctatattattttGGTTAATTTGGAATTCAAGatgaaaatatagaaaatattttttccttataaaacccttttcattttcatcttcccTTATTTTGTAAACTTATAAACAAggacttttatattaattgtttcaactacctttaaataaaaaatcaaaataagttatttaGTAATTATAGTTGTGTTGTGATTAAAATGGCTTCAAAACAGTAATACGATCATTTTTTGCATTGTTAAACACGCGTCAAGTGGAGTATGTAGTTATCTTaggaatttaaacaaaaattaagataaatatcacataaatatgtatttatatattaaggAGTGTTATTGGTTGAGACAATTGATAACATTAATGCAACATGCATTCACTTAAGAAATtcacattatttttaactaaaaatctTAACGTGATGGTTTTAATATTACttatgtgttttatttatatagaatTCATTGAGAGAGATAATACTAATGAGATATGAGTTcattttacataaattatttatatcacTTTCAatctaaaactttaaaataaggAATTCACTTCACATAAATGATTAACACCACCTTCAatctaaaactttaaaacaatatgtttattgtttttttattttattttgtatgagATTTAGACCTATGTTTAACTTTCTCATATTTATTTAGTGTGAGACCTTAGACTCACACATAAGAttctaaacatatataaattatttattttgtgtacACAAATaactttctattttatttttcataatattttaacattgtattaaaaattcacaataaataacaccaatataaaaagaatagaaaagaaaaaacaaaatcgtATTAAAAcatgatgaagaaaaaaagtaaatataaaataaactaaccaaaaaaaatctcaaataaattagtaaaaacaaaagtatttatatattatggagAGTTATTTGAGAAATAAAACAGAAATATATGATCAAAATCACGACCCCCAAGAAAAAAGTATTGGGAAAGAAGAGTAACACTATGGAAATGTTTTCCTTGAAGCCCTATGGTTAGTCACATCGTATAAGCTCAGTTTCGATTAAGGCCATGAGAAAAAAGATATGAATCCTACAAAGTAGACTAAAGTCAGACTTCACATCTAAACGTTACCTACTCTTATGAAGTCAACCTTTTTGTGTAACAGTCATATTTTAAGAGAAGCTATATATAGAAGAAAGCTTGAAGAAAAGTTGTTGATGAAAAGTGCAAGAAAGATAACATGCAAAGAATAGAAAcgtaaaaagagagaaaagctcAAAGTGTTCCTATATCGTCTAAAGCTCAATATTCTTTGAGAGAGAAATCTTagtgaaagagagaaacacATTCAAGTGTCACATATTATATTGTCTTATGTTTCGGTCGGGTTGAGATCCCTAACTCAAAGCATTCAAAGTTGTTCACTCCATCCTCTAGGCCATGTTGTTCTCTCTTCTTTCCTTGTCCTAGCCGCGGGGGAGGGTGtctgcagaagacactctgacgcaCAAGTCAATGACTTTGCATAATAATCTTGTAATAAAGATTAGTAATTAGAGTTAATTACCTGCCGTTTTCGTCAGacatatatttatagatattatatTGAGCTTACCATTAGGTCTGACTCATTTACTACCAATAAATGACATTATTCCTATTAATTATCAATCAATGACTATTATTCTCATTAACTGTCCATTAATAGCTAGTATTGCTCAGATTACTTGTCATTATTGACTATTCCAAATCGGTCGGTCATTTCCTTGTTGAAGGGTCGACCGCCTAATCTTTGGCTGACCGGTGGTCATACAGTACAGAAGCCCTCCAAGCCCAAGCAAGCTATTTGGAAGAGGTGTGTAGGGATTATTATGAGCTTAAGATAGGCCCCTCACGTTGTATTAAGGAGTCTATTTTCGATGCACTTTAAATCTTCGTTCCTCTCTGCTCTGAGCAGCGAACGCTAGGAGTTACGAAAACCTTCCATAGGTCGAAGAGGCTTACCTGAGAGCTACAGAAGCGTTCCTCACCGAGTTGCGGACTCTAGGAGCTATGGAAGCATTAGGTCAAAAAGACTCAGGTGAGAGCTACGAAAACATTCCTCACCGAGCAGTGGACTCTAGGAGATACGTAAGTGTTCCCTAAGTTAGAAAGACTCAGGTGAGAGCTACAGAAGCGTTCCTCACCAAACGACAGACTTTAGGAGCTAAAAACCGTTCCCTAGGTCGAAAATACTtgggtgagagttcacaaataACTTTCCTCACCGAGCAGTGAGCTCCAATTGGCCAAGTGGTTTGTATGCAGAGTCTTGTCCTCTACACTAAAGAATAATAATTCGAATTTAAACCATCAAAAAAAAGTTAGACAATCAGACTAACACATTTATGacttaaacaattaatattagTGTATTTTGTTATAAGGCCGAACGACTGGGCTAGCGAGACCGTTCGATCCTAGGTTGAACGTTTGAAGACAAAAATGATAAATCCATATTAGGATGTGTCATGGCCGAGATATTAACGATTAATGCTTGTGACCGAGCGGGAGAAAGACCAAGGTATGTCTGAGCTATATCCTgcacaaaagaaaaatggtcTACCATGAATGACCTAAAACCATGAGATAGGAAGACTAACACATTTTCGAGCAATTAACATTGGAGCATGTCCATGTTTAGATAATTGCATTAGGATGCGTTGAGACCAAATGGTCACAACCATTTGAAGACCCCATTCACGGAGGGTGCTTCTAGTGAAGGACTCCAATCACGGAGTCTTTCCTGTACTCAAGTCTTAGATGGACTATGTAAATTGTTTTAAGATATCCCTTATCGTGTATGAATATTCCATCTGTAGATATGAACCTGAAAAGTAGCCTCAAAATACACAAGTCAAAGAGTACAATTTTATCGCTTCTAGTTAATGCAGAGATGACCATGTTTACATTAGAATGGAGACAAATAAGAAAGCATTCCCTCTGAagtgcattgaaaatctttcaGCATTCATTGTAGAATTTAAAATACCCTCTTTTTCATGAGGACAGTAAGTGGTCAgttcatcaattaatttatcattttttttaatttttttgcaCTCGAACATAAAGGTTATTTGGTAGATGGAGAGGAGGACGACTGTGCCGCCTATTCAAAAAATGCAGTTGTAGAGGAGCATGGATTAATCGTTGTCGAAGTACCAATTGAGAGTTATGTTGTCCATGTTGGGCACCAGGGCATATGAGTTAGGGTTGGCTTTGAGAAAGTCCTTAGCCAGGTCAACGAAAATGAGTTCCACAATACATCCCATGTCGTCCAGGTTGTAGCTCTTGGTTTTGCTCCTCATCTTGTATTGGTTAACAATGAGTTCTGCACTGCATCCCATGCCACCCATGCGTCCGTATTTTTCGCTCCTTCTCCGGCTTGTTGTGAATTAAAAATGTTCTGATAATTCCTTGCAACTGTAGTTAAGGATAATAAAGCAATCTAAATCtcaaaagcaaaaagaaaggGATTCATTTTATCCccttgaaatatatatataaaaaaaaagtttatccATATTTTGAGCACAAATATAGAGTTTTGGACTTATCTGTTCTTATATCGGCTTttgtaaaaacaattttttataacctTGCACTTAGTGATAAATAATACAAGACTAAGAATGTTTTTATATTAGCTTttgtaaaacaattttttatagcCTTACACTTAGTGATAAATAGTACGTGAATAAGAATGTGCAGGTGATGAATTTTTTATAACTGAAGCAACGATGCCAAGACCAAGCGCTCATATGATTCCTCGTGATTACAGGGGATGCCGCTCGGGCCCCACGGTggacgccaaaatgtttcggtagggtTGAGACCCCTAACTCAAAGCATTCAAAGTTGTCCGCTCCATCCTCTAGGTTACGttgttctttctcttctccttgtccTAGCCACTGGGAAGGGTGCCTGTAGAAGACACTCCGACTCTCAAGTTAGTGACTTTCCGTAATAATCTTGTAATAAAGATTAATAACTAGAGTTAATTACCTGCCTTTCTCGTcagacatatatttataaatattatattaagtttgTCATTAGGTCTGACTCATTTACTACCAATAAATGacattattcttattaataatCAATCAAtgattattattcttattaactGCCCATTAGTAGCTATTATTGCTCGGATTAATTGTCATTGTTGACTATTCCATATCGGTCGGTCATTTCCTTGTTGGAGGGTCGACCACCTGATCTTTGGCTGACCGGTGGTCATACAGTACATCTTAGAACACATATTCTCTTGTTGAGAGTTAATCATCTACACCTTATAGAAAATCcatttgtgatttttttgtaAGTTCAAAAGAGAACTCAAATACTTGGTTGTTTCTCTCAAGTAGAGTTGAACATCTAAACGTGTTATCTAAGGTTAGATCTTGAAGAGGCTAAACTCAGTATAATTGTGTTGACTAGAGAACCAAGAGTGATACTAATACTCGTTATAACcaagagtggtgagaatacttgGTGAGATTCTGGAAAGGCAAAAGATTATAtcttataataactttttacaaaaattcttttaaaataatcaattttagaCGAAGAactttaattaaactttttgtGCAATAACTTCAAATAATTTCTAAGAATTGAAGAATAAGAGCAAAGATGCATGAAGAGTTTTTAACTTCAACATGTTACTTTTAAGGTTGTACAATAGTGTAACCACTTTAACTTATCACTTTTAAATTATGTGAAGTTGGTAGCCACTTCACATTTCTTTTTTGAATTAAGGAATGTTTGTGTGCTATTTCATGTGACACTTCATCTTCCAAAGATCATTCACATGATAAGCCAAGATTAGCAAGTTAATCTTGTGTCAATAATAGATTAGTGATACATTAAGTGTAATAATTAGTTTAAGTATCATCATTAGAAGTGTATTCAAACTTAGGCATTCTTTTATGTTCAcattatttaaaacttgttttatGAACTCTTAGTTGAAGTTTTATGTTAACAAGACTAAACTCTCTCATAAACttataattgaatattaaacatgaatttattttttgagaaaaatttgAGTATCTTAAAACATTTTTGAAGAGATTCATTAAGGAATCCTCGTTGCACATATCCTTTGAAACTTTTATTCAAAGGTGATGTTGTATAAAAGCTGACAAAATCACGAGCagtatttcctgaggcgtgtagattcactgtccttaaagacttatccgcggtgtattgtgCAAGTCCCCCAgaatacaacaggaacttcccagaatatctctgaggatctcagaactagcaaggatctctaaaacgagtataaaataaacccagaataattttagaagagaaaaagaagaaaaaagaaggaTAGAAAACTGCTTTTGGTGTGTTTTTGGAATGGGAAAaaactctctatttatagagctagaaagaataaaatcaataaaagacaataaaagtcattaaatattttatcgtTGGAGcacttaataaaatgaatgtaaacATTGTTggcaattaaagttttgaacgtTGCAATCCAacgtttttcttttgcaataatctaacattattacaacaatcccccacttattgcaaaagaaagttgaaatAAAAGGTCTTTGACTCAAATAGTTCAAATACTAAAAGacaaataagaaacttttattttgggtctcataggatgtaatgcatcagaccTGATataacaagctatatgaaccagtcttagattgaaatacttaacacacagtgtagttggtataacaagctatataaaccaaagacacttgacgtgtgttagaggtttatcaatcacaatacacccctACAATCCTTGCTGTTATCGTTGTGTtgcgcttactaggccatgcgcgtggccagtattcatgagtgctctagagatcatgccaagatctcatacAAGCGGCCCCACTCGatactcatataggtgatttcatcaagtgtatgctgcaaatcatacaccatccataagggatatgaaaatcattaaaaattttgtttaaactaaaattctttcaccacatagaattttaataacaaagtttAGCCTCTCAATAATGTAGTCTCTAACattttcacacacaccataggaatatacataattgattaaaatcaatttagtgctatcagaactaacaagtgacttgtttttacccatatgaaccttattcatgggatctccaatcacaaaggttgggttaccatcacttgtttgtttgcaagtgacttaagtctcattcccctcgatgcTTCTAATATTATTTGTCTTCCCATGagttttgtcagaggatctgctagattttgttctgacttcacataatcaatggaaatagttccactctttagcagctacttcaccaaattgtgtctctattctttccattgtaattattgtttttagctatagctattgccgattagcaatcacagtgtattgacacCAATGGGGTTGGTTTcgttcctagtggaatgtttgctaagaagtttttcaaccactcagcctcactatcagccatctcaagagcgaaAAACTCATATTTCATTATTGATCTTAATTGTTTGTCTAGTTGATCTCtatgtaatcgcaccacccccaagtgtgaatacataaccactaatgaattttgtctcatctgaatcaaaGATCCAGTTAACATCactgtacccttctagtacatcgggaaatccactatattcaatgacGTAATCCATTGAACTTCTTACGTATCTTATAAGCCTagaaagtgcatcccaatgttcttgatttggacattgagtgtacctactcaatttacctactgcataagcaatatcaggtctagaaaaacTCATAAAGTGCACTAAGCTCCAAATTATCTAGGCATACTAaggctgagataatgattctcctttatttttcattaatttagaattaacaTCATAAGGGATACTCACTGGTTTGAGGTTATAAAACCTAAACTTCTTAAGAGTTTTCTCAatatattgttcttgggataaTAATATACTATCttccttccttatgattctaatacctaaaatcacattggcttcacccatgtctttcatttcaaattttgatcctagaaacaatttagttctagcgacaatctcattgcgtacaaacatataatgacacaatcaccattttcaaatttagaatactatcaatatcattaggtgaaaagccaaaatttatttttcgagtaattaagtaaaattatcTACACCtccacaattttaaaattttaagattggTAAACGAGAAAATACCTGGTTGTGCTTTTCTCTTTGTAGggaaaatatacaaaaatttactcAAGTACCTTATTTTCTTCGTCTTCATCCGCGGTCCTTACAAATGCGATCATAAGCCATTGTTGTTGCAAGCACCTTGGCAGCCTCTGGAAGTTATGGGTTTCGCAAATACCGTCTGAGTTctgaaaacaaagttttgatcctccgggattgagttgttgatgttagccataagtccttaagattgttgtataaAAGCTGACAAAATCACGAGCaatatttcctgaggcgtgtagattcaATGTCCTTAaagacttatccgcggtgtattacGCAAGTCCCCCAGAATACAACAAGAACTTCCCATAAtatctctgaggatctcagaactagcaaggatctctataaagagtataaaataaacccagaataattttagaagaggaaaagaagaaatgagTAGGAGAGAAGACTGCTTTTCGTGTGTCTTTGGAATGAGGGAAAAAACTCTCTATTTACAGAGttaggaaagaataaaatcaataaaagacaataaaagtcattaaatattttatcgtTGGAGcacttaataaaatgaatttaaacgtTATTGACAATTAAACTTTTGAATGGTGCACTCcaactttttcttttgcaataatctaacattattatAACATGTGAGGTTTTCgatttgtcttgttttctaaaacCATGATAATGTGACAAGCTTTCTCTAGCCTTGGATTTTTACTTCTTCAAACACCTTTCAAATTAATAGATTCATCTCCTTGTAAGAAAAATTTACCGTAAAAAGATACATAAATATGAACTTCTTTATATGTGAATTATTTCACATATTGAAAATTACAAAGTTATTACATACCGACTTATAAAGTTGATACAAAGAACAAAGTATAAGCTTTgcatagaaaataaaatgacgCATGTTATCTTTTATAATGTCTCTAATTTTGTATATATGGCTTGATGAATGTGACCACTCCTTgaccatttttcttttaatattttcccAGTATTTCTAACAATGTAATCTTTAGAAAATGTTGTGAAGAGTTACTTGGACAAAGTAGCTTAGTTTTGCTTTGCGCCATTTCATGAAATATCACATTTTACTCTTTTAGCTTTAAGGGTTTGTTCTTTTGGAGTGATTTaagggagatgatttgggggagatgatttgaatggatttaagTGGATTTGacggtaatttttttgttgtttttttgagtggatttgtgggtaattgagagtggatttagaagtaaagtttgtgaggattagtgtaggatttgattgatgtgacatatttaaaaaattggtttaattgatagaaattaaagattaccaaaatgtccctagtaatataaaatgttatttgttaatgttatatttaattgtaaaaatgtttataaagagtaaaaagttaaaaataataattaaaattaattttttaaaagtaaaaaaattataatttagtaaaatgaatttattaaaaaaattataatttttagaagtaaaatgaatttaataaaagaattataatgcTTAGAAGTAATTTGCAAACAACATCTattaaaacatcaattttcaatttttggaactgcttatcaattataataattagttttaattataacatcaattttcaatttttggaaCTGCtcatcaattataataattagttttaattatatagaaaaGTATTTAAATGAATTGATTTCATCATTTGATTATTGTGGATGTTATTCCTTTTGTTTTAAAGAGACgtgttaaaaaaaacatttcttgTGATTTTGTTTCAACAGATCATTTGAAATCACacgttttattttatatttcttttaaaattaaattaacattacaataccaaaatgatttatttaaatctataattatttattttataagaaaagatAATAGTTTTAGAAGTTTGAAGAAGCAAGGATATTTTCATTGAAGGTGATGATATATTTAGACGGAAAAAGGGTAGGGGTTGGGGATTTTGTTGTTTGATACGTAACGTGGATtggaaagggaagaaaaaagaagCTACTCCACGGTGCCATCTAAACAACGACCACCGTCCATGGCTTCCAGCTGCTCCTGCGATCTTTGTTCAACCAAAGCAGCATGCCCTGTAACCGGTTACACCTTTGCGTAACCGATTACACATGTGTGAGGAAAACTTCAGTCCTTCGTAACTGATTACAAATTTCTTGTAATCGGTTACGCCACCCTCCTGTGCATTCTTCGGCTCTGAATTCATGGAATCAGCTGCTTCTTCATTCCAGTGCTTCTTCATGCTATGAACAAACCAGGATTGAAATTTAGGTAATAATTGAAGGGCACATTTAACTTTTCCATAACAATCCGCGCAAATCTCTTCATTCATGCGAGTGACGAAATTGGACTCCATCCCGCAAATCCATCCTGCCTCATCCCTTGTTATCAGCTCAAGCGAACAGCACAGGTAAATTCAATCTTCGCTCGCAAATCCGCATGAACAGTAAAATCTATTCATGCGAACACAGCGTAATAGTATAAAGACACAACTAGGCAACATGTACATTgcaaatatatcatatattttcttttctattataCATTACAAACATTTGTATTTGATTCTATATCAATTATTACATAACCATTATGAACTGATTAAActctatataaaaaattaagtacaTTAGactatattcaaatatttagCTTAGTTAGAAGTTGTGAAGAGTTGGAGTTACTTTCcctacttttaaaaaaatacactgcactaatataatataatagatataataaataatctgaaaacaaaattatctgaaaatacatttttattcttatttcctTTTTAATACGAGATATATAATTCCGGCAGCGTTGGTGGAAGCTTCCAGGGGAAGTTTCGGAAGCTGGCGGCATCCACATTTGACGTTTGACCGAAAGCCAAACCAAATAATTCTGGGATCGAATTTTGGGCGCAGACGCGGCAGAGAAGCGATTCAATCAATGGAACTCCTCTCTTTTGCGTTGGGAGGCGTTGGGTTCATTCTTGTCGGAGCACACGAAGCGCTTATTCACGTTTCCCCATCCAAACAATCCCCAATCTCTTCCGCTTCCTCTTCTCCGTCCAATTCTCCAACCAACAAACTCTTACTTCCGATCTCCCTCGCAATCCTCTCCTCATTTTTCATCCTCAACTCCACAGTGTCCCTTCTCAGCGCACACAACTCAAACGACGCCGTCGGCACCGCGCTTCAGCTGCAAGTCCTCCCCATCGcgttcatcttcctcttctactcccttcttcctctcttctctctccctTCGCCGTTGCACGGCCTCGTTGGCCTCTTCGCTTTCGCCGAAGAGTTTCTCCTCTTCTACCTTCAGCGCAAGGACCCCACCGGCGTCGAGAACCGTTACTACGATCTCTTGCTCGTTCCCATCGCAATCTGCCTTTTCTGCACTCTTCTCGATGTGGGATCTCCGCGGTCAAGTGTTCCCAAACTGGGCCGCGGTGTGGGCCTGATTCTCCACGGAACATGGCTTCTCCAAATGGGCCTCTCCCTCTTCTCGGGCTGGGTGGCCCAGGGGTGCTCTCTGCACCGAGTGAGCAGAGGGAACTACACGCTGAGGTGCAAGGGGCACCCGGAGTATCATCGGGCCAGGGCCATAGCCACGCTTCAGTTCAATTGCCACCTCGCGTTCATAGTGGTGGTTCTTGTTGGCTTCTTCTCCCTTGTTTGCGCCAGAATCGGAGGAGGAACCCACCTTGACTCTGTTCCCACGCGGTACGCGCCGCTCGGTGCTGAATTGCAGAATATGCAGGACTCGACAAACTTCACTTTGGACtctgatgaagatgatgatgatggcaGACAAGAGGGCCACAATGTGGGTAACGAGAAAGGAGTTGCTGTGGAGCATGCTGTCAATGGTAATGGGGTAATGCCTCTCACCACTCAGTGAGTCATGTTAGGAACACGCTCTCTTCTGAAAGTTGTTGCACATTAGAAACCATGAAGCCAAGATAAAGATACATATTACTTAATATGACATGTGACATAGAAATTttgcattttgaataaatttcaaGCCTGAGAGCATGTATTGAAAAGAGTATGCCTGAGAGTGTCTATTTCTTCTTATAGTGCATTTTGTTgtcttctcttgttttcttctgtTAGGAGAACAAATCTTTGTATAAAGGAGTTGGTTGGTTTATATTGACTTGATTTGTTGCTGTTTTACGTTTCGTATGTTTGGCTAGTACCAGTGCAACCTGCCCTTAATTAATACTTCAGATTGAATTATGCAATTCTGTGTAGCTGTGATGCAAATTTCTTTAAAGTCTGGATGttcgtatttttattttattttgtttggaaTTCTATACTTGGTTGTCATCATCGTGAACTTGTTTAGATATAATGTAGTATGTACTAGAGAGATTATAATGAAGTTCTATGAGGGAGACCCGCCATTTTTCTGTTTGCTGTTTTTCATATTGAATATAGCAGCCACAGAATTTTTCTGCTGATTATTATTTTGGGTTGTTTGGTTGATTTCAATTATCTTCTTTTGTTTATCTTTGCGTCTAATTGCCTCCCATGAACGTCAAAGCGGATTCTCTTGTCAAGTTTTTAGTTGAACAGTCATTTATTGCCTCTTCTCTGCAATGAGATTGATATGAAACGAATATGAAGCACTATATTTTTACGTACCCAAGCACTTGGAGAACCTTCCCATACAAGTTAGCTGTTTAGGACGGAGGACCATGCTACTCTTAAATGCTTCACTCAATATTTCATACTGGATGTGAAATTTAAACATCCCACCCATAATACAACTCCAATCAATTTGGCTGAGAGAAAACAAATTCTGGCTTATTCCAGGTGAAACCAAATAATGGGCACAAAGTATAGAAGTTATGCACTATTCTTCGATGCTACTATGCAAGCTTAGTCACTACCCCTGTTTATTAATGTTTCATGATTTCCTCTCATTTCAACCATTCCACTCTTAACTACA
This sequence is a window from Vigna angularis cultivar LongXiaoDou No.4 chromosome 2, ASM1680809v1, whole genome shotgun sequence. Protein-coding genes within it:
- the LOC108327829 gene encoding uncharacterized protein LOC108327829, with protein sequence MELLSFALGGVGFILVGAHEALIHVSPSKQSPISSASSSPSNSPTNKLLLPISLAILSSFFILNSTVSLLSAHNSNDAVGTALQLQVLPIAFIFLFYSLLPLFSLPSPLHGLVGLFAFAEEFLLFYLQRKDPTGVENRYYDLLLVPIAICLFCTLLDVGSPRSSVPKLGRGVGLILHGTWLLQMGLSLFSGWVAQGCSLHRVSRGNYTLRCKGHPEYHRARAIATLQFNCHLAFIVVVLVGFFSLVCARIGGGTHLDSVPTRYAPLGAELQNMQDSTNFTLDSDEDDDDGRQEGHNVGNEKGVAVEHAVNGNGVMPLTTQ